A single Armatimonadota bacterium DNA region contains:
- a CDS encoding TldD/PmbA family protein: MKLLGQDKLRSLMQIALSHSSADQTEVSIRTGTSALTRFANSTIHQNMGFENVGIGVRAVFGKKVASCSGNDISEQGIRDLVDKAIAMVHHQDENPDFVSLPEPVERIPEVESYFRSTADMTPEDRANAVRQIVIESDRIGGTAAGSYNVSASEHGVMNSLGVDSYYQGTDARLTCVVTGPDGGFGYAQGHFMDSSKIQPGAIGAEASARAYESRNPVDVPPGDYECIMLPYAVCDMLYDFRYAGMGAMSYQEGHSFMCGKMGQKIVSDKISIWDDGRDPRTIAAPFDSEGVAKQHVDIIRNGVASGVLYGSYTAHREGKKSTGHSGGINLIMGPGDATIPEMIASTKRGIMMTRFHYANITHLMTAAVSGMTRDGTFLIEDGKIVAPVKNLRFNQSIVEALAKVEMVGKDLILDDGILAPAIKTGKFTFLSGTAF, translated from the coding sequence ATGAAATTACTTGGTCAGGATAAATTAAGATCGTTGATGCAGATCGCATTGAGCCATTCTAGCGCGGACCAGACAGAGGTCAGCATCCGCACAGGAACGTCAGCTCTGACTCGTTTTGCAAACTCCACGATCCACCAGAATATGGGCTTTGAGAATGTCGGCATCGGGGTACGCGCGGTCTTCGGCAAGAAGGTAGCCTCCTGCAGCGGAAATGATATCAGCGAGCAGGGGATTCGTGACCTTGTGGATAAAGCCATCGCAATGGTTCATCATCAGGACGAGAACCCTGATTTTGTCTCTCTTCCCGAGCCTGTGGAACGTATTCCCGAGGTCGAGTCATACTTCCGGAGCACTGCAGATATGACGCCCGAGGATAGAGCTAATGCTGTTCGTCAGATTGTAATCGAATCCGACCGCATTGGTGGGACTGCAGCCGGTTCATACAATGTGAGCGCATCTGAGCACGGCGTTATGAACAGCCTTGGTGTCGATTCATATTATCAAGGCACTGATGCGCGGCTCACGTGTGTTGTGACCGGTCCCGACGGCGGTTTCGGTTATGCACAGGGTCATTTCATGGACAGTTCAAAGATTCAACCGGGAGCGATAGGTGCAGAAGCTTCAGCGAGAGCCTACGAGAGTCGTAATCCGGTGGATGTTCCTCCGGGCGATTATGAGTGTATTATGCTGCCTTACGCGGTCTGCGATATGCTTTATGATTTTCGTTATGCAGGCATGGGCGCTATGTCATATCAGGAAGGCCATTCCTTCATGTGTGGCAAGATGGGTCAAAAGATTGTCAGCGACAAAATAAGCATTTGGGATGATGGTCGTGATCCGCGAACAATAGCAGCGCCGTTTGATAGCGAAGGCGTTGCAAAGCAGCATGTAGACATCATCAGAAACGGTGTGGCAAGCGGAGTGCTCTACGGTTCATATACAGCTCATCGCGAAGGCAAGAAGTCGACAGGTCATTCCGGCGGTATCAATCTGATAATGGGTCCTGGTGATGCAACCATTCCTGAGATGATCGCATCCACCAAACGCGGAATCATGATGACGCGCTTCCACTATGCAAATATAACCCATCTGATGACTGCTGCCGTTTCGGGTATGACACGTGATGGTACATTTTTGATTGAGGACGGCAAGATAGTCGCGCCGGTCAAAAATTTGAGGTTCAATCAGAGTATTGTCGAGGCTCTGGCCAAAGTCGAGATGGTGGGCAAAGACCTCATCCTCGACGACGGTATTCTTGCTCCGGCAATCAAGACGGGCAAGTTCACGTTCCTCAGCGGGACTGCGTTCTAA
- a CDS encoding TldD/PmbA family protein: MEDSVDCRQFCEKVLSQAKKLGADYADMRIVRRDNESISLRTGKVEGLNQSSSYGFNVRVLLDGAWGFASSPIVTDEAGGRIAEEAVRIARASARVKIKDVKLAPVEVHEGSFKTDWKINPFDVSLDEKIAYLKDADEVLRQDPKVKVTDSFMEFFKFDQVFASTEGAYIEQTRIESGAGISATAIENSEVQTRSYPGAFGGDYAAEGYEFVQSLEMLEHAQEVRSEAVALLDAPVCPAGPKSLILQGSILALQVHESCGHPVELDRVFGMESSFAGTSFLTPEKLNCFRYGSDLVNMTADATIPGGLGSFSFDDEGVPGQCFNVVEDGIFKGYLSSRETAIQLGQRSTGAMRSVNWNYMPIIRMTNVSLMPGDWSFDELIADTPDGIYAADVKSWSIDDKRLNFLFGTEIAWEIKDGSLGRILKNPIYSGMTPEFWGSCDAICGQDDWHLYGVPNCGKGEPAQLAHVGNGAAPSRFTDVRMGGAK; this comes from the coding sequence ATGGAAGATTCAGTTGACTGCAGGCAGTTTTGCGAGAAGGTTCTCAGTCAGGCAAAGAAGCTGGGAGCGGACTATGCCGATATGCGCATTGTCCGTCGTGACAATGAGTCGATAAGCCTGAGAACAGGCAAAGTTGAAGGCTTAAACCAGTCATCGAGCTACGGGTTCAATGTGCGGGTTCTGCTCGATGGAGCGTGGGGATTTGCATCCAGTCCCATCGTGACCGATGAGGCAGGCGGAAGGATCGCTGAAGAAGCGGTGCGTATCGCTCGTGCGTCTGCGCGGGTGAAGATAAAAGATGTAAAGCTTGCGCCCGTGGAGGTTCACGAAGGATCGTTTAAGACCGATTGGAAGATTAACCCGTTTGACGTTTCGCTTGATGAGAAGATAGCTTACCTTAAGGATGCCGATGAGGTTCTCAGGCAGGATCCCAAGGTTAAGGTAACTGATAGTTTTATGGAGTTTTTTAAGTTCGATCAGGTCTTCGCGAGCACTGAAGGCGCATATATTGAGCAGACAAGGATCGAGAGCGGCGCGGGAATCTCCGCTACGGCGATAGAGAACTCCGAAGTACAGACCAGGTCTTATCCGGGCGCATTCGGAGGCGATTACGCCGCAGAGGGCTATGAGTTCGTGCAGTCGCTTGAAATGCTCGAACATGCCCAGGAAGTAAGAAGTGAGGCTGTGGCGCTGCTCGATGCTCCTGTATGCCCCGCAGGACCTAAGTCGTTGATACTTCAGGGTTCGATCCTTGCGCTCCAGGTGCATGAATCATGCGGCCACCCGGTGGAGCTTGATCGTGTATTCGGAATGGAATCGTCATTTGCCGGAACAAGCTTTCTTACACCTGAAAAGCTCAATTGCTTCCGCTATGGTTCCGATCTGGTCAATATGACCGCCGATGCTACAATACCCGGCGGTCTCGGTTCTTTCAGCTTTGACGACGAGGGAGTTCCGGGCCAGTGTTTCAATGTAGTTGAGGACGGTATCTTCAAAGGATATCTTAGTTCCAGAGAGACTGCTATCCAGCTCGGTCAGCGAAGCACAGGCGCTATGCGCTCAGTCAATTGGAACTATATGCCCATCATCAGGATGACGAATGTCAGTCTGATGCCGGGTGACTGGTCTTTCGATGAACTGATAGCCGACACTCCCGACGGCATCTACGCCGCCGACGTCAAGAGCTGGAGCATCGACGACAAGCGCCTGAACTTCCTGTTCGGCACTGAGATCGCGTGGGAGATCAAGGACGGCTCGCTCGGGCGGATCCTCAAGAACCCGATATATTCTGGTATGACCCCGGAGTTCTGGGGCTCGTGTGATGCGATCTGCGGCCAGGACGACTGGCATCTGTATGGAGTGCCCAATTGCGGTAAGGGCGAACCTGCGCAGCTCGCTCATGTTGGAAATGGAGCTGCTCCGTCAAGGTTTACCGACGTAAGAATGGGAGGTGCGAAATGA
- a CDS encoding MBL fold metallo-hydrolase, with the protein MRVTFLGTGTSHGVPMIGCDCPVCTSANPHNKRTRSSVFVESDGVNILIDTGPDMRAQVLRENIRRVDAVLLTHAHADHIFGLDDIRRFNDISGKPMPCFGSGRTLECVRRAFQYVFVPTQIGGGKPQLDLVELDGPFDDMGVGVTPVPIFHGELSIYGYRIGDFGYITDCSRIPASSEELLRGLDTLVLGVIRHEPHETHFCVSEALSIICKLKPRRAFFTHIAHRLEHDQTNRALPPDVQLAYDGLKIEI; encoded by the coding sequence ATGAGAGTAACGTTTCTGGGCACAGGTACTTCGCACGGAGTCCCCATGATCGGCTGTGATTGCCCCGTCTGCACGTCGGCTAATCCGCATAATAAGCGGACTCGCTCGTCCGTGTTTGTGGAGTCCGATGGAGTCAATATTCTGATCGACACAGGTCCCGACATGCGTGCGCAGGTTTTGAGAGAGAACATCCGCCGTGTAGATGCGGTTCTCCTCACTCACGCTCATGCAGATCACATCTTCGGTCTGGATGACATACGCCGCTTCAATGATATCTCAGGCAAACCCATGCCCTGCTTTGGCTCAGGCAGGACGCTGGAGTGTGTGCGCAGAGCCTTTCAATATGTGTTTGTGCCGACCCAAATTGGCGGCGGCAAACCTCAACTCGATCTGGTCGAACTCGACGGTCCTTTTGACGATATGGGGGTAGGCGTAACGCCCGTTCCGATCTTTCACGGTGAGTTGTCGATTTACGGCTATCGAATAGGTGACTTCGGCTACATAACAGACTGCAGCCGCATCCCCGCATCCTCGGAAGAACTGCTGAGAGGTCTGGATACGCTCGTGCTGGGCGTTATCCGTCATGAGCCGCACGAGACACATTTTTGCGTAAGCGAAGCGCTCTCCATTATATGCAAACTCAAACCCCGCCGGGCATTTTTCACTCACATAGCTCATCGTCTGGAGCACGACCAAACCAACCGTGCACTCCCACCCGATGTGCAGTTAGCCTATGACGGGCTGAAGATAGAAATCTAA